The DNA region AGTGCAAAATAATTAATCTTCTTTTCAGAAAATCGATGTCCCTTCACAGAGCAACCTTCTCTAAATGAACTGGTTAAACATGCCAGAAGTGCTCAATCCAACTGTAGTGCAAACCACTGAATATTTCAACTTTAGCCTACAATTTGATTTTGATTCACTGCATCACCAATGGTGACTTTAGCAAAAGTCCACTAACATTTAAAGTGAAATATTCAATAGAAATAGAtggtagagaaaaaaaaaattgcacccAATAACAAGTTTTCATTTTTCAGGAATATTTTAGTCATTCAAGAGCATCATtgttggaaaaaaaagaaaaatgatttGACTTAGGGCACATATATCAAATACACTCAAGCTGCTCAGTTCAAAGGTTTGCATCATAAAGAAAACAATGAAGAACACTTCTGAGGAGGAATCAGATGTTAGGGCTTTCAAACAAGTTCCCAAAAATGTATTCCTTACTGAACAAAGGAATTGCCGCCACTTTTCAGACCAGCAATTAGTAAAGTGAAATTGGGGCTAAATTGTGTCATAATAATGGCTGAAGCTGTTTTGAGTTCATCACCACACTCACTCTCAGTACAAGGGTAATTTGAACCAGAAACAAGCAAGCAGTAGTCGATTAATCCAAATTCCAAATATATTAGCAGCACTTGAATGTTACATCTATTATAAAACTTGATAAAATTTTAGCATAAAATAATTTTGCGTAGCCACTGGCGTATTTGACCAGCTTACATAAGATTTAAGCTGAACAATTTCGCCTCTGACATATTTAGCTACCTGTTATTCTACACAAACAACCTGAGGATTTCAGCCTTTAGCATCCCAGCAGATAATGTAGTGGGAATATATTTGCAAAGCTATTTTATAGCTCACATCAGGTCATTCAGCCCTCAAATAAGGTAACCTCTATTAGATTCTTGATCTTACATTCTTTGCACTAAAATAAAAGATACAATTTAACTAGTTTCATTATAGTCATGGGTTCTACTATTAAAAATCTTGAAGATCCCAAAATACTTTAAAATTTACAAATTCACGCCAATCAGCAACATTTGTTCAGCATGAAAATGTATAAAGATCCTACAATGTCACCCTAAAGATATTGCACACCTTACTACACAGAGACAAATATTAGAACAATATTTCCAGAGTCTGTATTTAAGGATTCAATTATAGAACAAGAGAAAAAGACCAAGAATTTGGGGGGGCAGTGTCTCACATGATGCCTATAATGAATACAACACAGAACCATTAGGTGGTGTAAACATAAAAATATTGACATAGACATCATTGCTTAAATAATACATCTTTGGATCATATTGATTATGATTTATACAGAAGTATTTCCATCATTGGTGCTAAAAGGAtttagaaatataaaaataaatgttttaaagCTATATATGCATTTTTAATGATTTTAAGTATCTTCTTCCTGCTTGGACAGTCCACTCATGACCGAGCTGGAGACAGCATGGCCATATGTTTACTCTCTGCCCTGCATTCACCAAACTACAGAACTCCAGACAAAGTCTGGCACCATCTGTAAAAAGGACGAATGACAGCCCACAGGAAGCAGGAATAGAGATTGGACAATGTTGAAAAAGAATCATTAATTTGTTGGTATAGATGTGGACATGATTTGGAGGAGGTGAAGGAAAAAGGAATACTAAAAGGTTTCTTGTAGTCAGTTTTGCTCAGTATTTGCCCAAACCAATCATAGAATTAGCTCCAAGTTCATCTCTCAAGCCCATCCTTTCTGGACACATTATTGAGATTGTTGTGCTATGAGCACAATGTTGATGTTGATCCAACATTAAATCACTATTTTCTTCTTGGACAAGTAACCATTATTGATCTGGTTCATAATAACGAGAGCTGGAATCAACGGAATAATTAAGCATGAGTACCACAAAATCACGTTAACCTGGGCTTTGAACCAATCAGAGCACAAGCCCAGCATTACTGTAGCCGTCCCCATCAGATAAGCCACTAGACCGCAGGTGGCATGGTAAAGTCGCAGCCTGGTCACTGAGTAGGTATCGATCAACTTTGGAAACAAAAGGCAGAGGCCACACAACAACTGACCACAAACAGCAATCGCA from Mobula hypostoma chromosome 13, sMobHyp1.1, whole genome shotgun sequence includes:
- the LOC134355487 gene encoding probable transmembrane reductase CYB561D1 isoform X3 encodes the protein MAVAVCFCMTEAILTFSVDSSPFFCCSIKAKVRLHWMMQVLAVIIGSIGLIFIVSSKNISESPHLTSWHSILGTGTAIAVCGQLLCGLCLLFPKLIDTYSVTRLRLYHATCGLVAYLMGTATVMLGLCSDWFKAQVNVILWYSCLIIPLIPALVIMNQINNGYLSKKKIVI
- the LOC134355487 gene encoding probable transmembrane reductase CYB561D1 isoform X4; this encodes MTEAILTFSVDSSPFFCCSIKAKVRLHWMMQVLAVIIGSIGLIFIVSSKNISESPHLTSWHSILGTGTAIAVCGQLLCGLCLLFPKLIDTYSVTRLRLYHATCGLVAYLMGTATVMLGLCSDWFKAQVNVILWYSCLIIPLIPALVIMNQINNGYLSKKKIVI